The proteins below are encoded in one region of Candidatus Obscuribacter sp.:
- a CDS encoding GNAT family N-acetyltransferase, producing the protein MVLSGIWRKNENQRDPLPPNLVVSHDKSVSPQSVQELCASVGWSRREPELIVKALQNSLAVVSIWSNDEMIGFARATGDMVFNATIWDMVVRPDFQRLGVGRLVMHELLKELDEYQIPLVTLYADPGTDGFYKRFGFLCDPSGVRGMFREKQEY; encoded by the coding sequence ATGGTGCTATCAGGCATCTGGCGCAAAAATGAGAATCAAAGAGATCCTCTGCCGCCTAATCTGGTCGTAAGTCATGACAAGTCGGTTTCGCCACAAAGCGTGCAAGAGTTGTGTGCCAGTGTGGGATGGAGTCGCCGCGAGCCTGAGCTTATCGTCAAAGCACTGCAAAACTCGCTGGCTGTTGTTTCTATCTGGTCTAACGACGAAATGATTGGTTTTGCCAGAGCCACTGGCGATATGGTCTTTAACGCCACAATCTGGGATATGGTCGTCCGCCCTGACTTTCAAAGGCTGGGTGTGGGGCGTCTGGTGATGCACGAGCTGCTCAAAGAGCTGGACGAATATCAAATTCCCCTGGTTACTCTATATGCCGATCCTGGCACCGATGGCTTCTATAAGCGTTTCGGTTTTCTCTGTGACCCATCTGGGGTGAGGGGCATGTTTCGCGAGAAACAAGAGTATTAA
- the rlmD gene encoding 23S rRNA (uracil(1939)-C(5))-methyltransferase RlmD: MAKLKAAHNLQRHQEIDVEIQSIAGGGAGVAKVDGLPIFVERAAVGDKLRVKLFDVRKDFAKGSIEKVLESGGGRAEPVCQHFERCGGCQWQHMSYAEQLRSKTNVVREALTHLGGTGNFTSERLSQIFEPILPAQNPIHYRNKAQFPFQFKMGKTLAGYYERNSHDLVNVQACSIQPQAMDRVLHYVRDLVRQYRVNIYDEQKHKGLLRHLNVRMSFAKQKLLVTFVINHESVKYKEFVNNEELLVFGDIAKDLMDADSSIESVALNFNSERGNRIMGDHTVILLGRGYIEEELKTERADLPEFLRKGLTFRLSSESFFQVNSDQAVKLLEQVTDYSQIALKGQKANVIVDAYAGVGTIAAWLSGSAKEVIAVEENPDAVNDGKQNAALNGLNNLSFVPARVEDALDQILEDTGEIDLLVLDPPRKGASPEVLQCVKERGPRHIIYVSCNPATLARDLRILEDPNRPIAPEGSAAPEEAQVEAPAAIEEEFDEQERLNNAILDVKPVKREDGAYHGYKTIRIRPVDLFPQTYHVETVVLLERI; the protein is encoded by the coding sequence TTGGCTAAGCTCAAGGCCGCTCATAATTTACAGCGTCACCAGGAAATTGATGTGGAAATCCAGTCCATCGCCGGTGGTGGCGCGGGCGTAGCCAAAGTAGATGGTCTGCCTATCTTTGTAGAAAGAGCGGCCGTGGGAGATAAGCTCCGCGTCAAGCTTTTTGATGTGCGTAAAGACTTTGCCAAAGGCTCAATCGAAAAGGTCCTCGAATCAGGTGGTGGCAGAGCCGAACCTGTTTGCCAGCATTTTGAGCGCTGTGGTGGCTGTCAGTGGCAGCATATGTCATATGCTGAACAGTTGCGCTCTAAAACCAATGTTGTCAGAGAGGCCTTGACTCATCTTGGTGGCACCGGCAATTTTACTTCTGAGCGACTGTCTCAAATTTTTGAGCCTATTTTGCCTGCTCAAAACCCTATTCACTACCGCAATAAAGCCCAGTTTCCTTTTCAATTTAAGATGGGCAAGACTCTGGCTGGTTATTACGAACGCAACAGCCATGACCTGGTCAATGTTCAGGCGTGTTCGATTCAGCCTCAGGCTATGGATAGAGTCCTGCACTATGTGCGGGATTTAGTCAGGCAGTATCGAGTCAATATTTACGATGAGCAAAAGCACAAAGGACTTCTGCGCCATCTCAATGTGCGCATGAGTTTTGCCAAACAAAAGCTCTTAGTCACTTTTGTCATTAATCACGAGTCGGTCAAATACAAAGAATTCGTCAACAATGAAGAGCTTCTCGTCTTTGGCGATATTGCTAAAGACTTGATGGATGCTGATAGTAGCATTGAGTCTGTGGCCCTTAACTTCAATAGCGAAAGGGGCAACCGCATCATGGGTGACCACACGGTTATTCTGTTGGGGCGCGGTTATATCGAAGAAGAGCTAAAAACCGAGCGTGCGGATTTACCTGAATTTTTGCGCAAGGGCCTTACATTTCGCCTTTCTTCGGAGAGTTTTTTCCAGGTCAATAGCGACCAGGCCGTCAAGCTTTTGGAGCAGGTTACCGACTACTCGCAAATTGCGCTAAAAGGGCAAAAAGCCAATGTTATTGTCGATGCGTATGCCGGTGTTGGCACGATAGCGGCCTGGCTCAGTGGCAGCGCCAAAGAAGTGATTGCAGTGGAGGAAAATCCAGATGCAGTTAATGACGGCAAGCAGAACGCCGCTCTCAATGGTCTGAACAATTTGAGCTTTGTGCCAGCCCGTGTTGAAGATGCTCTCGATCAGATCTTGGAAGACACCGGTGAAATCGACCTGCTCGTTCTGGACCCGCCCCGCAAAGGTGCCAGTCCTGAGGTCTTGCAGTGTGTCAAAGAACGTGGACCACGCCACATTATATATGTGAGCTGTAACCCAGCCACTCTTGCCCGCGATTTGCGCATCCTCGAAGACCCCAATCGTCCCATCGCTCCCGAAGGCAGTGCCGCACCAGAGGAAGCTCAAGTGGAAGCGCCCGCTGCCATTGAGGAAGAATTTGATGAGCAAGAAAGACTTAATAACGCTATTCTGGATGTAAAGCCAGTCAAGCGCGAAGATGGAGCCTACCATGGGTATAAAACTATTCGGATAAGACCGGTGGATCTCTTTCCCCAGACCTATCATGTGGAAACAGTGGTGCTTTTAGAGAGGATTTGA
- a CDS encoding exonuclease SbcCD subunit D encodes MATMTIEVIHVSDIHFGSGENHGRVNPQTGLNVRFEDFALALKKVVDYTIEKGCHLFIFSGDAYKNASPEPVYQKMFARELNRLSKHNIKTVLVVGNHDQLLRATQSHSMSVFQSLEVSGMVIVDRPMSITIDTTAGAVQLVGLPHVTRHNLVALEKYRESTAQEIDRLLAEHVKSLLRGYYLDLDATMPTIVTAHMSTDSALAGIEEELLVGYTQTFPTEIFVNEKIDYVALGHIHKYQVLRQSAPAIVYAGSLERVDFGEEKEDKGFVHVHLERNNTSFEFHSIEPRPFITVDVDLVKLSAKTDRDETAAAPDLTGILIGELAKKMLPNCVLRLRYKILQDDLGLVDEDKLRAAANQALSFKMQAEIVSDYGRSRIPHLTETSAASPLSAIETYLDEVAPDKKERLLSRTRELMDKLSSQQS; translated from the coding sequence ATGGCAACCATGACAATAGAAGTAATCCACGTATCTGACATACACTTTGGCTCTGGCGAGAATCACGGCAGAGTCAATCCGCAGACCGGGCTCAATGTCCGGTTTGAAGATTTTGCCCTGGCTTTAAAAAAAGTGGTGGACTACACCATCGAAAAAGGCTGCCATCTCTTTATATTTAGTGGCGATGCCTACAAAAATGCATCTCCTGAACCTGTCTACCAAAAAATGTTTGCCAGAGAGCTAAATCGTCTCTCCAAACACAATATCAAGACTGTACTGGTAGTAGGCAACCACGATCAACTACTGAGAGCTACGCAAAGCCATAGCATGTCGGTCTTCCAAAGCCTGGAAGTATCAGGCATGGTTATTGTAGACAGACCCATGTCCATCACCATTGACACTACTGCCGGTGCGGTACAGCTGGTCGGTTTACCCCATGTCACTCGCCATAATCTAGTGGCCCTCGAAAAATATCGCGAATCTACTGCCCAGGAGATAGATAGACTACTAGCCGAGCATGTCAAAAGCCTTTTAAGGGGCTATTATCTGGACCTTGATGCGACCATGCCAACCATTGTCACTGCGCACATGAGTACCGATAGCGCTCTGGCCGGCATCGAAGAAGAGCTGCTTGTGGGCTACACTCAGACTTTTCCCACAGAAATCTTTGTCAATGAAAAAATCGACTACGTCGCTCTCGGGCATATTCATAAATATCAAGTCTTGCGCCAGAGCGCACCAGCAATAGTCTACGCTGGCTCACTGGAGCGTGTCGACTTTGGCGAAGAGAAAGAAGACAAAGGATTTGTCCACGTACACTTAGAGCGCAATAACACAAGCTTTGAGTTTCACTCAATTGAACCCAGACCATTTATCACAGTGGATGTGGACTTAGTTAAACTCAGTGCTAAGACAGACCGAGACGAAACAGCAGCTGCACCTGATCTAACCGGTATTTTAATAGGCGAACTAGCCAAAAAGATGCTGCCAAACTGTGTCTTGCGCTTGCGCTATAAAATATTGCAAGATGACCTTGGCCTCGTTGATGAAGACAAATTGAGAGCAGCCGCCAACCAGGCGCTCTCCTTTAAGATGCAAGCCGAAATAGTGTCAGACTACGGTAGAAGTCGCATCCCGCACCTGACAGAAACATCGGCAGCGTCCCCGCTCAGCGCCATTGAGACCTACCTGGATGAAGTAGCACCAGATAAAAAGGAGCGCCTACTGTCGCGCACCAGAGAACTAATGGACAAGCTCAGTAGCCAACAAAGCTGA
- a CDS encoding MBOAT family protein, with the protein MLFSSLSYLLFFPAVLLAFWLLPHRFRNVLLLVSSYYFYMSWIPVYGILLFVLTLLNYALGAVIDRQRQHARAWLITGIVLNLSTLAYFKYTDFAIASFNKAVASVSPILKISEATLSLPLQHVLLPLGISFFVFEFIHYIVDVYKGSKPITNYVNFSLFAAFFPSQIAGPIKRYQDFVKQMQEPRRFLSANFERGLLLLLQGLFKKIALADNLSPVVNQGFAHAATLGGADAWVAALAFAAQIYCDFSGYTDMGRGSALMLGFDLPDNFNLPYIARSLTDFWKRWHISLSSWLRDYLYIPLGGSKCSLVRRHANLLITMVLGGLWHGASWHFVVWGAFHGTGLILCHSYDHWLKNSSSAVTGFLRQLHSTATGGVLSMLLTFVFVLVGWVFFRAETMAEALSVLHGMFAPQMVTSGVLAEVLAQHPIVPALLAYLLYRLVCDYGAAVIKGSACCGCSNLHPKSASQGGGLSGIFCYDNGPSTVFGFPIYLFCVLI; encoded by the coding sequence GTGCTCTTTAGCAGCCTCTCTTATTTGCTATTTTTCCCGGCTGTATTGCTGGCGTTTTGGCTTTTGCCACACCGCTTCCGCAATGTGCTTTTGCTCGTCTCCAGTTATTACTTCTACATGAGCTGGATTCCGGTTTACGGCATATTGCTCTTTGTTTTGACTTTGCTCAACTATGCGCTCGGTGCCGTTATTGACCGCCAGAGGCAGCATGCCAGAGCCTGGCTGATTACTGGCATTGTCCTCAATCTTTCCACCCTGGCGTATTTTAAGTACACCGATTTTGCCATCGCCAGCTTTAACAAAGCTGTCGCCAGTGTCTCGCCTATTCTCAAAATAAGCGAAGCTACATTGAGTTTGCCTTTGCAGCATGTGCTTTTGCCTCTCGGTATTTCCTTTTTTGTCTTTGAATTTATTCACTATATTGTTGATGTTTACAAAGGCTCAAAGCCAATTACAAACTATGTCAATTTTTCACTGTTTGCTGCCTTCTTTCCTTCTCAGATAGCTGGTCCAATTAAGCGCTATCAGGACTTTGTCAAGCAAATGCAAGAACCACGCCGGTTTTTGTCAGCCAATTTTGAGCGTGGTTTGCTTTTGCTTTTGCAGGGACTATTCAAAAAAATTGCTCTAGCAGACAATCTTTCACCTGTGGTCAATCAAGGTTTTGCACACGCTGCCACTCTTGGTGGTGCTGACGCCTGGGTCGCCGCTCTTGCTTTTGCTGCTCAAATTTACTGTGACTTTTCTGGCTATACTGACATGGGGCGCGGGTCGGCGCTGATGCTCGGTTTTGATTTACCGGACAATTTCAATCTGCCTTATATTGCCAGGAGTCTTACTGATTTCTGGAAGCGCTGGCATATTTCTCTATCGAGTTGGCTCAGAGATTATCTGTATATTCCTCTGGGCGGCAGTAAGTGCAGTCTCGTCAGACGTCATGCCAATTTGCTTATTACAATGGTACTGGGCGGACTCTGGCATGGAGCCTCCTGGCACTTTGTAGTTTGGGGCGCCTTTCATGGCACAGGGCTGATACTTTGTCATAGCTATGACCACTGGCTCAAAAATAGTAGCAGTGCAGTTACAGGATTTTTGCGACAGTTGCATAGTACTGCCACCGGTGGTGTGCTCTCGATGCTTTTGACTTTTGTCTTTGTCCTTGTTGGTTGGGTCTTTTTTAGGGCAGAAACTATGGCAGAGGCTCTAAGTGTTTTGCATGGTATGTTTGCACCGCAGATGGTAACAAGCGGAGTGCTTGCCGAGGTGTTGGCTCAGCACCCCATTGTGCCAGCATTACTTGCATATCTGCTTTATCGACTCGTTTGTGATTATGGCGCTGCGGTTATTAAAGGGTCTGCCTGCTGTGGCTGCTCAAATTTGCACCCCAAGAGTGCCAGCCAGGGTGGTGGTTTATCTGGCATTTTTTGTTATGACAATGGCCCTAGCACCGTCTTCGGCTTCCCCATTTATCTATTTTGCGTTCTGATATGA
- a CDS encoding SGNH/GDSL hydrolase family protein has translation MSVKIVVASPGDTDNKTMKSSSELLEKSSDGAPMGQIAAESDAGSTKAGTAQQNSSRPGVAKRVLSRTLSSTTLITAVLLGSLYCGLFKAFDWKDLAAQDSSKWIVAKAAIAPQYIYSPESKNIVILGSSLIMAPSENLNDLDGVAIGNPGSETAAPRGLIYVDGLKKATGLSLSTKVLGVPGALTSDQTLITNELIAGGKAPQLLVLTYAPRDFMSNDIGDDIDFTPTARVFHFASLDHGFLPTSFDPQIMRKCFDSHTGFIDSVRRFYLRAIREKTCQFTNHPYSLFESMQKETQTKPTTPLAVTAIAAPVAAPIAAPVAAPVGAPDAATITAPIDGQKQSPADIAKARHEEVLKKDLELYRTRYWPINEKKIKTQMAQLEKLMASASKAQLPVVLVGMPLSAKNIEVLGEANRLRLENQIKEMATRYQIEVIDFNDLPDKLKFAQDEFIDSVHLNKPGSTRFVSLFSTTLAQTKAFGRAFNKQ, from the coding sequence ATGTCAGTAAAAATCGTGGTAGCATCACCCGGGGATACTGACAACAAAACCATGAAGTCCAGCTCAGAATTACTCGAAAAAAGCTCAGACGGCGCGCCCATGGGGCAAATAGCCGCAGAGTCAGACGCAGGCTCCACCAAGGCGGGGACTGCTCAACAAAATTCGAGCAGACCGGGCGTCGCCAAAAGAGTTTTATCCCGGACATTGTCAAGCACCACTCTAATTACAGCGGTACTTCTGGGCTCGCTATATTGTGGACTGTTCAAAGCCTTCGACTGGAAAGACCTGGCCGCTCAAGACTCTTCTAAATGGATTGTGGCAAAGGCAGCAATTGCCCCACAATACATTTACTCGCCCGAATCAAAAAACATAGTAATTCTGGGCTCCTCTTTGATCATGGCCCCTTCCGAAAACTTAAACGACCTCGATGGTGTAGCAATCGGCAATCCCGGTTCAGAAACAGCCGCCCCCCGGGGACTTATCTATGTCGACGGATTAAAAAAGGCTACCGGTCTTAGCCTATCGACAAAAGTGCTGGGTGTACCTGGTGCTCTCACATCAGACCAGACTTTGATTACAAATGAGTTAATTGCTGGCGGCAAGGCACCGCAACTCCTTGTACTGACTTATGCGCCACGAGACTTTATGTCAAATGATATTGGCGACGATATCGACTTTACGCCAACTGCCAGAGTCTTTCACTTTGCCTCTCTTGATCATGGCTTTTTGCCCACGTCTTTTGACCCTCAAATTATGCGCAAATGTTTTGACTCTCATACTGGGTTTATTGATTCAGTGCGGCGCTTCTACCTGCGCGCCATAAGAGAAAAAACCTGTCAATTCACCAATCATCCATATAGTCTGTTTGAGTCAATGCAGAAAGAGACCCAGACTAAACCAACCACACCACTGGCGGTGACAGCAATTGCAGCACCAGTAGCAGCACCAATCGCAGCACCAGTAGCTGCACCAGTTGGGGCACCGGATGCTGCAACAATCACGGCACCAATCGATGGTCAAAAACAGTCTCCAGCCGACATAGCAAAAGCCAGACATGAAGAAGTTCTGAAAAAAGATCTGGAACTTTACCGTACACGATATTGGCCAATCAACGAGAAAAAAATCAAAACACAAATGGCTCAGCTCGAAAAGCTCATGGCCAGCGCCAGTAAGGCCCAACTACCAGTAGTACTAGTCGGCATGCCCCTCAGTGCCAAAAATATTGAAGTTTTGGGCGAGGCCAATAGATTGCGTCTCGAAAATCAGATCAAAGAAATGGCGACGAGATACCAGATTGAGGTAATCGATTTTAATGATTTGCCTGATAAACTCAAATTTGCACAGGATGAATTTATTGACTCGGTGCATTTAAATAAACCTGGCTCGACCCGCTTTGTCAGCTTGTTTTCAACGACATTAGCGCAGACAAAAGCCTTTGGTCGTGCTTTTAACAAACAATAG
- a CDS encoding ABC transporter permease, whose protein sequence is MNVSLEDKAQEKALLINENEKKRKSTPTQANATGFAVLWQNRNLVLMMVKRDSLGKYKGSLLGALWPLVNPLGHLILYTFLFCVILKVKFDANGGIGNFALYLMSGLLPWGAFAEAASRSCTVILEYPNLVKRVVFPLPILPLVTVLSPLVTEGMAFCMLIIAIFATMHTIYPTIIFIPLITLSQILLTAGIAWTLSSLGVYIRDMKHIMALMLSAWMYATPIVYPAEKLPAECQFLLWINPMAGIVMDYRRTLLQGLAPDWNHYFVYTAMALVCFFIGFQFFDKTKKSFADVM, encoded by the coding sequence ATGAACGTGAGCTTAGAAGATAAAGCCCAGGAAAAAGCGCTTCTCATAAACGAAAATGAGAAGAAGAGAAAGAGCACACCAACACAGGCCAATGCCACTGGATTTGCCGTGCTCTGGCAAAACCGCAATCTAGTTTTGATGATGGTTAAGCGCGACAGCCTTGGTAAATACAAGGGTTCGCTGCTTGGCGCACTCTGGCCCCTGGTCAATCCTCTGGGTCATTTAATCCTCTACACTTTTTTATTTTGCGTCATTCTCAAAGTCAAGTTTGATGCCAATGGTGGTATCGGTAACTTTGCTCTCTATTTGATGTCTGGACTACTGCCTTGGGGCGCTTTTGCCGAGGCTGCGTCACGCTCATGTACAGTCATTTTGGAATATCCAAACCTGGTAAAGAGAGTTGTCTTTCCTCTGCCAATCTTGCCGCTAGTTACTGTCTTGTCGCCGCTGGTTACTGAAGGCATGGCGTTTTGCATGTTGATTATTGCTATATTTGCCACCATGCACACGATTTACCCAACAATTATTTTTATCCCTCTAATCACTTTATCCCAGATACTTTTGACTGCTGGCATTGCCTGGACTTTGAGCAGTCTAGGAGTTTATATCCGCGATATGAAACACATCATGGCGCTGATGCTTTCGGCCTGGATGTATGCCACACCTATCGTTTATCCAGCCGAAAAACTACCAGCTGAATGTCAGTTTTTACTCTGGATAAACCCCATGGCTGGCATCGTAATGGACTATAGACGAACCTTACTGCAAGGTCTGGCCCCAGACTGGAATCATTATTTTGTCTACACTGCCATGGCTCTAGTCTGCTTCTTTATTGGTTTTCAGTTTTTTGACAAGACTAAAAAGAGCTTTGCTGACGTTATGTAG
- a CDS encoding phosphomannomutase/phosphoglucomutase, with protein sequence MSGCNGKLFGAYDIRGVYGEGLDEAFARKVGNAYGHYLRPNGGGRVLVGYDARLSSPSLKTAFIEGVLASGNDVVDIGISSTPMAVWFAAHHDFDGGAAITASHLAKHHNGFKLYAAKAKPLGAKNGLGEIRKVVEATSLDSATTSTKASDTTISGKLSQEEIVPMYVKHLIAHLKPERRLKIAIDAGHGAAGGEITELARQAKDLVDIITLNAVPDGNFPTRTPNPLDPGCMDELIRVVKTEGCDFGVSLDGDADRAVFVDELGQVVPTDLMIGLIGAELIKRAGGGSVVYDLRASRAVPEYIEEAGGKAIRTGVGTNFMMSSIKDNNALFAGELSGHYYYGDMFATDNALRTILEALNVVSSMKTNLSTLIKPLSRYALSGEINLRVNEIQSTLNRLEASVTGGTNEHIDGLSINFNEWWFAARGSQTEPVLRLTVGAVSEQILQDRTKHLIEIIQPTQV encoded by the coding sequence ATGAGCGGTTGCAATGGCAAACTATTTGGCGCATATGATATCCGTGGCGTTTACGGCGAAGGGCTAGACGAAGCCTTTGCCCGCAAAGTCGGTAATGCTTACGGTCATTATTTAAGACCAAATGGCGGTGGCAGAGTGCTCGTGGGTTATGACGCCCGACTCTCCAGCCCCAGCCTCAAAACAGCTTTTATCGAGGGTGTCCTCGCAAGCGGCAATGATGTTGTCGATATTGGTATTTCATCCACTCCCATGGCAGTATGGTTTGCAGCACATCATGATTTTGATGGTGGAGCAGCAATCACAGCTAGTCACCTGGCCAAGCATCACAATGGCTTCAAACTATATGCCGCTAAAGCCAAACCACTGGGCGCAAAAAATGGTCTGGGCGAAATCCGCAAAGTAGTAGAAGCGACTAGCCTAGACTCAGCTACTACCTCCACCAAAGCGTCCGACACCACAATCAGTGGCAAGTTGAGCCAAGAAGAAATTGTGCCAATGTACGTCAAACATTTGATTGCTCACTTAAAACCAGAGCGCCGTCTCAAAATTGCTATCGATGCTGGTCACGGAGCAGCCGGTGGTGAAATCACCGAACTTGCCAGACAAGCAAAAGATCTCGTCGACATTATCACGCTAAACGCTGTGCCCGACGGTAACTTCCCCACCCGCACCCCCAATCCACTCGACCCAGGCTGCATGGACGAGCTTATCCGAGTAGTCAAAACCGAAGGCTGCGACTTTGGCGTATCCTTGGACGGAGACGCAGATAGAGCAGTTTTTGTAGACGAACTCGGTCAAGTTGTGCCCACTGATTTAATGATTGGCCTAATCGGTGCCGAACTGATCAAGAGAGCCGGTGGCGGCAGCGTGGTCTATGACCTGCGTGCTAGCAGAGCTGTCCCCGAGTACATTGAAGAAGCTGGCGGCAAAGCTATCCGCACAGGCGTTGGCACAAACTTTATGATGAGCAGCATCAAAGACAATAATGCCTTGTTTGCTGGAGAGCTATCAGGTCACTACTACTATGGTGATATGTTTGCCACAGACAATGCACTACGCACCATCCTGGAAGCACTAAATGTTGTGTCCAGCATGAAGACCAATCTCTCTACCTTAATCAAGCCACTATCTCGCTATGCACTCAGCGGCGAGATCAATTTGAGAGTCAATGAAATTCAGAGCACACTCAATCGACTGGAAGCTAGTGTCACCGGCGGTACCAACGAGCACATCGATGGTCTGTCTATTAACTTCAATGAATGGTGGTTTGCTGCTCGTGGCTCACAAACGGAACCAGTCTTGAGACTGACTGTTGGAGCCGTAAGCGAACAGATACTGCAAGATCGCACAAAACATCTAATTGAAATAATTCAACCCACTCAAGTATAA